tctttcgccacaaggcttcgccactaactcttctgccacaagattttgccactagctctcaccaCAATACTTCGCCACTAGCAcgttcgccactagctcttccgctacaaggttttgccacaaaAGAGGCTCACGGCACACTACCACAAGACCTTGCCACAAGGCTTGCCGCAAGGCCATTGCCGTAAAGGAGGTTCGTGGCACACTGCCGCAAGGCCCTTGCGGTAAGCCATTTGCCGCAAGTGAGCTTGTGGCACATTGCCGTgagcctttttattttttttttttaaattctcattTTCTCAACTTATTTTTCATGACAAAACAATTACTTTTTTAAactcttttcaaaatttttgaaagtgaAGACAAAGCAatcaaataatgttattttctatttttgttttcaaaataataacattaaacACAATAGAGGATCAAATGAGttctaagaaattttttaagaaattacaaacacaaaaaaacataatttttatgtagttatatatatattttaaaaaatttattctcaaattatttacattaatagaattatgtgtaattatttaaaatttattaagctATTAATGCCattttttaccaaaaaatataaaaagaaagttATCAGTAAAAAAGTAagatcttaaaaaaaattaattgtgcCAAATTAATAAGGTTTAGAGAATTTAAGGGATTTTACCCACTTGTAAATAATACCTAtactttcaatttcaatttgcGTATATATACACGCAGACCTACGCATTTGTGCGACTGCGTCAAAACGTATTCCGTCTCGCTGCTCTGCTAAAATGGCGTCGTCGACTCACGAGCAGCTCCATCACCTACCGAACCAGTACGGAACCACCACAGCTCCACCGCCGACGCCGTCGACCACCCAACCCAACCCCCAGTCCTCGTCGGACCATGCCGACGTTCTATCTCGTCTGCTGCACCGTCTCCCTCCCACTCTCTCCCTCCCTACCCGCCGCTCCCCACCAACTACGGCCGCCGCCACCGCCGCCATCTCTCCTCCccttatctctctttctccccaAAGCCAAAACACCTCCAAGCTCCTCTCCGCCGCTTCGGAGCTGGGTTTCTTCCAACTCGCCAACCATTCCGTACCTCCCCAACTCGCTCGCTCTGCCGAGTCCGACTCCATCTCGCTCTTCAGCCTCCCGCGGGAACAGAAACCACTCCTTTTCCCCAAAAACTGGCCTCTGGGCTTCGACGGCGACGAGGACGAGAACGGAGCGAACGAATCGTTCTGTCTCGATTCGGCCTGTTCAACTGAGTCGACCGAGTTGTCCTTAGCTTCGCTTCGCGAGTTCACCCGCGAAATGGAGAAGGTGGGTATGGAGGTCGTAGAAGCTCTATCGTGCGCCGTTGGGTTTGAGAACCCGGCCCGTGAGGACCCGACTCGGGTCTGTTCGTTAATGTGGATATCTGACGGGACTAAGCCGGGTTACGGACCGGGTGCGCCTGGTAGGTTATACCCGTATGTTGTCGGGTTAGAGTACCAAATCAGATGCCAGAAGTACTCGTTGCTTTCGGACTCGGGTTGGGTTTCGGTTTCGCCCCAGGTGGGCTCGATCTTGGTCACCCTCGGCGACATTGCTCAGGTTAAATTTCATTTCTCGAGTTCCTTTTATATGCTTCGttctatatttaaatttaacctGATAATCCGAAGCCTAAAAGTACAAACTCATCATAGTCTTGATAGTTCCCTTGCTGGCTCTTTCCTTGTTCATCGAAAGTGGGATATGATATGATTCGTATGAATTTGTGACGTCAATTCATTGGATTTCTTGAAATGATGAATATGCTTGATTTGCTTTCATAAAGATTGTATCTTCTTTGGTACTTGAAAATGGGTCATTTATGTGGGAAACGGGTAAGATGAGGTGAGATGCTGCAATTGGCCGTGATAGCCGCCAAAGGTACCCACCCCCACTTAACCACACACACAGATGAACATCGGATCGTTTGTCTACTAATAATTTGTTGTGTGTGGAGATGAAATTGGGCTCCTAAAAGTCTTTATAAGCATGTTCTGTTCATGTTCTGTTTGACACGTAACATGCACGAATTAATCGTACcctaataattattaatagttttattgttatattaaaGTATAGCGCGATTAGTTGAGTTGTCCGGCTTAATCTGTCGCCTTCAGATGAATGTATTCAAGGAAAAAGggcaccatcatcatcatcagtaGTAGAATAAGGCGGGCCATGGGCTTTGATTTTACCTTTTGCTTTTGcatggagaaggagaagaagcaaTTGATGCTGGATGGATCCCGGtttcccacacacacacacacacacacacacacacatatacttTTGTCTGCCCAATTCTTTGATTGATCTAAGAAGTTGTTGAACATGTCTTCTATTTCAAAGCCAATGatcaatacacacacacacacacacgattgGTTTGGCCTTGCTAGCTATGGATAGCTAATAAacatgtataataattaaactTGTGTTGTGTTTGTGGGGCGGGGCGCTAAGCTAAATCTACTTTCATGAATTGGAACATGCTATTCATGCATCTTTTAATAAAGAGTagtagatatattatatattaaagtcaTAATACTATTCTTGCATTGAAGAACGCGGAGTCATTTGGGTAGATGTAtgtatgagatatatatatatatatattaattaattaattgggggTGTGTTTGGCGGTCTGGGTGCTGCAGGTGTGGAGCAATGGAAAGATAAAGAAGGTGAGAGGAAGGGCTGTCCCAGATGTTGGGGATGAAGTTGAGAATGCGCAGCACAAGAAGTACGGCATATCCATGTGCCTTGTGGTGTCCCTCCCTCTAGAAAGTAGCGTCTCTCCCCGCCTCATTCCAAGGCTGACTACTAATGccaataatgataataatattgtCGGTGTCGGTGATGGTGATGATGGCCAAGAAAAGGGAGAAGACAACAAAGATGATAAAGCTGGCGGCAATgcagaagcagaagcagcagcagcagcagcagcagatgCTTTCCAGACGTTTTCTTTTGAGGACTACGCTTGGAGAGTATACCACGAGCGACTCCTCCTGAAGGACCCGCTCGATAGATATCGGATCATCTAATTGAGTTTAATTTGCGTGtgtgatatattatataataaggCCAAAATGGGTTGTTCATTTCGCCCTTGCTAATGGGTCATGCATTCGGTCCAATTAGCAGTTGtccatattattatatataatatgtgtgttTTTTGGCGACGGTGCTCTCCATCCGCCAAACTTAGTACTTTGGGAGggcaatatatttatatatatatatatatgttatttatgCTTTGGggaaaatgttttttaattaattattagcaTCAGGAGGTTGTATTAGTGGCATTCTCATATCTTTTCCTATATATGTTCTTCACTTTCGAGCTGATTATTCGTTCAAAATTCTGCTGTGGCTTGAGTGGGCTTGTCTAGAGGTGTGACATGTATTCTCCACTTTTTATAAGTTAATTATAGTTTACAGTTCATGAGTTCAAATTATAttcagtttaattttatttttttaaaataaaatataataaagatattttttttttatttcgttAATAGTGCTTCATCATACTATATTATCATTatgtttacttataaaagaaggagatatacatatatgaaaGTCTTTTCACTTTAATTATTCTATACGATTTCTCATGTTCTTAAAAAAATGTAAGTTTTTCTCATTtccaatattatcaaatatgtaTTTTTTCAATATATGTTATCGAagtaagaaaattaatacaataGGGAAATCCTCCACTAGttgctttattttgaaaacaatacaacaaaaattgcaTTAAgtgaacataaatttctcaatagAAATTCTGTTgttaattagagacggatttgcAACGAAAATTCAATATCAGCGACGAAATTCAATTTGTAGGCAATGAAGTTTGCAAGggatttagtgatgaaaatatttttgtcccTAAATAGGgaataattttgagatggagagatttccatctctaattatAAACAGATCTAgcaaggaattttttttttctattttacaaAACAAAAGTGTTGTTACCCCAAttataacaatatatttatagtgCGGGAGAGTGAGATGCAAGTGACCCAATGAGTTGGGTAGTGACCCCAACAAATTGGGTATGAGTTCTTTTGAGTTGTGTGACAAGAGACTTGTTGACTAAAAAGAGAGTTGCAATGTGACAAGAGACCTATAGAGAAAGAAATTAGTGGACGTGGGTGAGTGTCTCTATGCGGACCcttgatgcttaagtcagtatcTAAGAGTATTGAATGTTGGAGTGCAAAGAGAGAGTTTGAGTGTAAGAGTGAGCGTACCTTGATTAAGGAGGTGACCATCCTATTTTATAGAAAAGAAAGAGGTTGACAAGTGGTGTGTGACTCGTATTTCTTGGTGGGCATCTCAAAAAGTCTATGACCGAGTTAATGAAGGGAATCACTAGTACAGCGGTataggcaaaaataaattttttgccGTGTATCAGATACAAGTAGTAGAATATAAAATACATGCCATATAtagcttgggtatttaagcaatacgcatattcaacaattgaatacataaataaattacatacaTGTTGTTCGATGTAAGGTTAGGGtacataaatatttatgtaCTGAGACTGTGTCCACCTCACGATGTGGTGGTTCTAGTCTGTCCACATCTAGTATGCAGTAAGGTATCGTTTTGGTCACATCTTCCTATGTTAGATATAGAGGATCTACGTATCACTTGTGGCTGtatctcaaaattatatgtGTAACTATTATACGTatatttttgttgatattttagaggaagaagaaaaagaagtgaaagcagaaaagagagagaaagagagagagccaaAGTCAAAGGCTCTGCCTCTGCCATTTTATAAAATCCCCTCCCCTTTTacctttcttcctcttccccaGATTGCACCATCTTCCCCTTAATTATTGCATGTAATAATTCAGAGGTTACTATACAATTTTACTATGCATTATGCACCATGCACTGTGCAAATTTTGAAGCCGCCTCTTACTGTGCAAATTTTGACGCCGCCTCTTACTGTGCAATCTTTAATTGATTTCACACTATACACTATGCACTATTATTATGCCCTATGTACTATGCACTACAACCATGCACTATACAATATTGGTAGGGGCTAATGGTCAACATTTGACCAATCAATTTATGAGATATCTCGGGCACATGATGTCGATACCAAATGTAACATTATAtagtgtgtgactttctaggttcactactcgCTAGCAATCAGATAATACCGAAACCCTTTTCGGTATCGGTCAACCCTTTGACCTATCACCAGAACTTCTCCAAATCCCAATGACGTTCCGAGAGTTCCTAAATAGCATCTAGTAGCAGTTCATGATAATATAGGTggtagtgaagtctcacttcaagtgaacctattgtAGTTGACAATTACCGTGTGTTATAATCCTTTTATCACCCAACATCCTGACTGAGCgagagtcatggagtgacaaactcacaaacttagtaactatgtgtTAGACCTCATTAATGTAACTAAATGATACCTCAGGAAACACTTTTCTTGACTTTCAATTTTCCATGGCCAAGGACTGTCCTATCAcatcaatagtagatcacatagtatgttcaccccatcaaatacaAGGGCGACAAATCCCATTCCCAAcacttgtctccatataccagcaatatataaccacatagatgaacgttcCCACTTCTCAATTGGATGGTTtgactcattagcaaatctcacacaccaatacacaaaacaaccatTC
The sequence above is a segment of the Diospyros lotus cultivar Yz01 chromosome 7, ASM1463336v1, whole genome shotgun sequence genome. Coding sequences within it:
- the LOC127805752 gene encoding gibberellin 2-beta-dioxygenase 2, coding for MASSTHEQLHHLPNQYGTTTAPPPTPSTTQPNPQSSSDHADVLSRLLHRLPPTLSLPTRRSPPTTAAATAAISPPLISLSPQSQNTSKLLSAASELGFFQLANHSVPPQLARSAESDSISLFSLPREQKPLLFPKNWPLGFDGDEDENGANESFCLDSACSTESTELSLASLREFTREMEKVGMEVVEALSCAVGFENPAREDPTRVCSLMWISDGTKPGYGPGAPGRLYPYVVGLEYQIRCQKYSLLSDSGWVSVSPQVGSILVTLGDIAQVWSNGKIKKVRGRAVPDVGDEVENAQHKKYGISMCLVVSLPLESSVSPRLIPRLTTNANNDNNIVGVGDGDDGQEKGEDNKDDKAGGNAEAEAAAAAAADAFQTFSFEDYAWRVYHERLLLKDPLDRYRII